One stretch of Deinococcus cellulosilyticus NBRC 106333 = KACC 11606 DNA includes these proteins:
- a CDS encoding DUF4345 family protein, with the protein MLLFLGVAAVYLLITFQVLRRPSSVMQDVGLRFDNINGLSEFHAIYVGIWSVTAAMLIYSAFFPEERALAVFAALMVLAQPIGRIVALFRGGLPRGKMQLMFVLETIGGLWLCFLA; encoded by the coding sequence ATGCTGCTGTTCCTCGGGGTGGCTGCAGTGTACCTCCTGATCACGTTTCAGGTGCTCAGGCGTCCATCGAGTGTGATGCAGGATGTGGGCCTCAGGTTTGACAACATCAACGGCCTGAGTGAGTTCCATGCCATTTATGTGGGCATCTGGTCGGTGACGGCGGCCATGCTGATCTATTCGGCATTCTTTCCAGAGGAGCGTGCACTGGCGGTGTTCGCGGCCCTGATGGTGCTTGCCCAGCCCATTGGAAGGATTGTCGCCCTGTTCAGGGGGGGCCTGCCCCGGGGAAAAATGCAGCTGATGTTCGTGCTGGAAACCATTGGAGGACTGTGGCTCTGCTTTCTGGCCTGA
- the cbiB gene encoding adenosylcobinamide-phosphate synthase CbiB has protein sequence MALLSGLSVLLAFLLDHLGEPPMKFHPVVWMGNYLRAARRLLFKDFFAGLLGWGVGAVLVLGLAAGVQLAIHQMSPGWQILLTAVCLKPLMAWSALRKAGESVLLAPTLQEARRELSWHLVSRDTSELSESEVMGAAMESVAENLSDSLVAPLFWFLIGGLPMVAFYRYCNTADAMWGYRTPELEHFGKVAARVDDLLNLIPARLTGLLICAVHQSKQAWNTMNRDALKTPSPNSGYPMAALAGLIGVRLSKRDTYDLGAGFRDPEKSDLALTLKALHRVAWISVVFLSGVSCFL, from the coding sequence GTGGCTCTGCTTTCTGGCCTGAGTGTGCTGCTGGCTTTTTTGCTGGATCATCTGGGCGAGCCTCCCATGAAATTTCATCCGGTGGTGTGGATGGGAAATTACCTCCGGGCAGCACGCCGACTCCTCTTCAAAGACTTCTTCGCAGGTCTGCTGGGATGGGGGGTGGGTGCTGTGCTGGTCCTGGGTCTGGCAGCAGGGGTGCAACTGGCGATTCATCAGATGTCTCCTGGCTGGCAGATTCTGCTCACCGCAGTCTGCCTGAAGCCCCTGATGGCCTGGAGTGCCCTGAGAAAAGCTGGAGAAAGTGTCCTGCTTGCTCCAACTTTGCAGGAAGCCAGACGGGAGCTCTCCTGGCATCTGGTGAGCAGGGACACTTCAGAACTCAGCGAAAGTGAGGTGATGGGGGCCGCCATGGAATCGGTGGCAGAGAACCTGTCAGATTCACTGGTGGCTCCGCTGTTCTGGTTTCTGATTGGAGGCCTGCCCATGGTGGCTTTCTACCGTTACTGCAACACCGCAGATGCCATGTGGGGATACCGCACGCCTGAACTGGAGCACTTCGGCAAGGTGGCCGCCAGGGTGGACGACCTGCTGAACCTGATTCCTGCCCGTCTCACGGGCCTGCTGATCTGCGCGGTGCACCAGTCAAAACAGGCCTGGAACACCATGAACAGAGATGCGCTGAAAACTCCGAGTCCCAATTCCGGTTACCCGATGGCAGCACTGGCAGGTTTGATCGGGGTGAGGCTCAGCAAAAGGGACACCTATGATCTTGGCGCAGGGTTCCGAGATCCTGAGAAATCCGATCTTGCTCTGACCCTGAAAGCCCTTCACCGTGTGGCATGGATCAGTGTGGTCTTTCTGTCAGGGGTTTCATGTTTCCTCTGA
- a CDS encoding YbcC family protein: MTLQSVHPEFRKQVKGVTQRIAPLWPLKHFVAVNPFVGLTDQPFSEACQTVKQVVHASMLMPREYYAQQVQQGRIQEQDLQKAALEHGLDVVTLKHALAQPSSQNQAVVAHTVTEVVDEARNTFYSRMTTEEISKWCAAYFDQTQAVWTLPWRDLPLYSAWRMAARLDRQPEVLGFRDFRKWVGQLPTDPHEAIHFITEALQVRDAALEVYLHRALCSISGWASYVRYQTWDAELAGVEKDDLVQLLAIRLSFDFALFQMHKNLQLEWNRAVFQMGHLRQYQTDMQGDLALQRAFEHGFQRELISQLSQKKEVAEQGRKAVQAVFCIDVRSEVFRRSLETLSPDLETAGFAGFFGLPIQYVSLAEEEGSAQCPVLLHPALSVQETLQGVSEKQRKEAISARVLRKQAAQVWKAFKTSAVSSFAYVETAGLGFGAKLASDSFRITRPVKHPSVHGLHHHQVKQLGPDLSGWSLEQRLKLAEGMLKGMSMKTGFARLILLAGHGSSTVNNPHASGLDCGACGGHTGEANARVAAKILNDAAVRVGLAAKGIDIPADSWFVAGLHNTTTDDMTLYDTEKLPASHQKDLQQLEGWLEQAAGLTRLSRAKWLGGSDKTALQMAQEVEKRSKDWSQVRPEWGLAGNAAFIAAPRVRTSSLNLEGRVFLHNYNWQEDPAFSVLELIMTAPMVVASWINLQYYGSTVDNRAFGSGNKVLHNVVGGTLGVLQGSRGDLQTGLPLQSLHDGEQFVHEPLRLSVFIEAPQEEINKVISKHGHVRDLLDHHWLYLFRITPEGEFKRYVGDLRWEALDS; this comes from the coding sequence ATGACTTTGCAAAGCGTGCATCCTGAATTCCGTAAACAGGTGAAAGGCGTCACCCAGCGCATTGCCCCCCTGTGGCCCCTCAAGCACTTCGTTGCCGTGAATCCCTTCGTGGGCCTGACCGATCAACCGTTTTCTGAGGCCTGCCAGACGGTGAAGCAGGTGGTCCACGCCAGCATGCTGATGCCCCGCGAATATTACGCCCAGCAGGTGCAGCAGGGCAGAATTCAGGAACAGGACCTGCAGAAAGCTGCGCTTGAACATGGGCTGGATGTGGTGACCCTCAAGCATGCTCTGGCTCAGCCATCCAGTCAGAATCAGGCTGTGGTTGCCCACACCGTGACAGAAGTGGTGGATGAGGCCAGAAACACCTTCTACAGCCGCATGACCACCGAGGAAATCTCCAAGTGGTGTGCAGCATATTTTGACCAGACCCAGGCTGTGTGGACCCTGCCCTGGCGGGACCTTCCTCTGTACAGTGCCTGGAGGATGGCTGCCCGGCTGGACCGTCAGCCTGAGGTGCTGGGCTTCAGGGATTTCCGCAAATGGGTGGGTCAGCTGCCCACCGATCCTCATGAAGCCATTCACTTCATCACCGAAGCCCTGCAAGTGCGGGATGCTGCACTGGAGGTGTATCTGCACCGCGCCCTGTGCAGCATCTCTGGATGGGCCTCCTACGTGCGCTACCAGACCTGGGATGCTGAACTCGCTGGCGTCGAGAAAGACGATCTGGTGCAACTGCTCGCCATCCGCCTGAGTTTTGACTTCGCCCTCTTCCAGATGCACAAAAACCTGCAGCTCGAATGGAACCGTGCTGTTTTCCAGATGGGGCACCTCAGGCAATACCAGACAGACATGCAAGGGGATCTGGCCCTGCAACGGGCCTTTGAGCATGGTTTTCAGCGGGAACTGATCTCCCAGCTCTCACAGAAAAAAGAGGTGGCAGAGCAGGGCAGGAAAGCTGTGCAGGCGGTCTTCTGCATTGATGTGCGCTCTGAAGTGTTTCGCCGTTCGCTCGAAACCCTGAGTCCAGACCTTGAAACCGCAGGCTTTGCAGGCTTTTTCGGGCTTCCCATCCAGTATGTGTCCCTCGCAGAAGAGGAGGGCAGCGCCCAGTGCCCGGTGCTGCTGCATCCTGCCCTCAGTGTGCAGGAGACCCTGCAAGGTGTTTCTGAAAAGCAGCGAAAAGAGGCGATCTCTGCCCGTGTGCTGAGAAAACAGGCAGCGCAGGTCTGGAAAGCCTTCAAGACTTCTGCCGTGTCCTCTTTTGCATATGTGGAAACGGCTGGACTTGGGTTTGGGGCGAAGCTCGCCAGTGACAGCTTTCGCATCACCCGTCCGGTCAAGCATCCTTCAGTTCACGGCCTGCATCACCATCAGGTCAAACAGCTCGGACCTGACCTTTCTGGATGGAGTTTAGAGCAGCGCCTGAAGCTTGCAGAAGGGATGCTGAAAGGCATGTCCATGAAGACTGGATTCGCCCGCCTGATCCTGCTCGCTGGACACGGCAGCAGCACGGTCAACAATCCTCACGCTTCTGGTCTGGACTGCGGGGCCTGTGGAGGGCACACTGGAGAGGCCAACGCCAGGGTTGCTGCGAAAATCCTCAATGATGCTGCAGTGAGGGTGGGTCTTGCTGCAAAAGGCATCGACATTCCGGCAGACAGCTGGTTTGTGGCAGGCCTGCACAACACCACCACCGACGACATGACCCTGTATGACACCGAAAAGTTGCCCGCTTCCCATCAGAAGGATCTGCAGCAGCTTGAGGGTTGGCTGGAGCAGGCCGCAGGACTCACCCGTCTTTCCCGTGCCAAATGGCTGGGGGGATCTGACAAAACCGCTCTTCAAATGGCCCAGGAGGTGGAAAAACGCAGCAAGGACTGGTCCCAGGTGCGACCAGAGTGGGGTCTTGCAGGAAATGCAGCTTTCATTGCAGCGCCCAGAGTCCGCACGTCCAGCTTGAACCTCGAAGGCAGGGTTTTCCTGCACAACTACAACTGGCAGGAAGACCCTGCCTTCTCAGTCCTGGAACTGATCATGACTGCCCCCATGGTGGTGGCGAGCTGGATCAACCTGCAGTATTACGGTTCCACAGTGGACAACCGGGCTTTTGGCAGCGGCAACAAAGTCCTGCACAACGTGGTGGGGGGCACTCTTGGGGTGTTGCAAGGCAGCAGGGGAGACCTGCAGACCGGCCTTCCCCTGCAGTCCCTGCATGACGGAGAACAATTTGTCCATGAGCCCCTCAGGCTCAGCGTGTTCATCGAGGCCCCTCAGGAAGAGATCAACAAGGTGATCTCGAAACATGGACACGTGCGGGACCTGCTGGACCACCATTGGCTCTACCTGTTCAGGATCACCCCAGAAGGGGAATTTAAACGCTATGTGGGAGATCTCAGGTGGGAGGCTTTGGACAGCTGA
- a CDS encoding pyridoxal phosphate-dependent aminotransferase: MFPLIAKAHHGGRQDDLALLDFSVNSNPLGPNPLLLQAWQQADLTEYPEPTYLQTRTALAHWHQVQPDQVVPGVGASELMYRICFALLKPGDGVLSIGSPFGEFARAVGLCRAKLTVTDRIHPQLKPVRLLYLSNPHNPSGHFVQDLQPLLEVAEHVLLDEAYLPFLGIHAEGLPDRVIRLQSPGKVHGLVGMRMAYALCSSEVAEKLINLQSSWHIPGSLDVVLRHLPEAQNFVERTLPEVRHSAQKLAAALKVPFCGVPFLLCPMPDTPRLVRFLLDRGMRVRDCSSYGYPDFIRVSTQLEKDVLLLEGIKTFYGS; the protein is encoded by the coding sequence ATGTTTCCTCTGATCGCAAAAGCCCACCATGGGGGCAGGCAGGACGATCTGGCCCTGCTGGATTTCTCTGTGAACAGCAACCCACTTGGTCCGAACCCTCTGCTCCTGCAAGCCTGGCAACAGGCAGACCTGACCGAGTATCCAGAACCCACCTACCTGCAGACCCGCACAGCCCTTGCCCACTGGCATCAGGTTCAGCCTGATCAGGTGGTGCCGGGGGTTGGAGCGAGCGAACTGATGTACCGGATCTGCTTTGCCCTTTTAAAGCCTGGAGATGGGGTGCTGTCTATTGGCAGTCCCTTTGGTGAGTTTGCCCGTGCTGTCGGGTTGTGCAGGGCAAAACTGACGGTGACGGACCGGATTCATCCCCAGTTGAAACCTGTTCGGTTGCTGTACCTGTCCAACCCGCACAACCCCAGCGGTCATTTCGTGCAGGACCTGCAGCCTTTGCTGGAGGTCGCAGAACATGTGCTGCTGGATGAAGCTTACCTGCCTTTTCTGGGGATTCACGCAGAGGGACTGCCTGATCGGGTGATCCGTCTGCAGTCTCCCGGGAAGGTGCATGGTCTGGTGGGCATGCGCATGGCTTACGCCCTGTGCAGTTCAGAAGTGGCAGAGAAACTCATCAACCTGCAGAGCTCCTGGCACATCCCAGGCAGTCTGGATGTGGTCCTCAGGCACCTGCCAGAAGCCCAGAACTTTGTGGAAAGGACCCTGCCAGAGGTCAGACACAGTGCACAGAAACTCGCTGCTGCCCTGAAGGTTCCTTTTTGTGGGGTTCCCTTTTTGCTCTGTCCCATGCCTGACACACCACGTCTTGTGCGTTTCCTGCTGGACCGGGGGATGCGGGTCCGGGACTGTTCCAGCTATGGGTATCCTGACTTCATTCGCG
- the cobO gene encoding cob(I)yrinic acid a,c-diamide adenosyltransferase, producing the protein MSSQPHTTKPYEKPTGERRGLVIINTGNGKGKTTAALGLLVRAQGRGLRTRLLQFIKHESANFGEHRSLKTLGIPFAGLGDGFSWTSKDLDRSKEMAQAGWQEAKAAILSGEYDLLVLDEVTYPINWGWIDVQEVLDTLKARPKMLHVVLTGRKAHELLVEFADTVTEMQPVKHAFEAGVPAQKGIEH; encoded by the coding sequence ATGAGCAGCCAGCCCCACACCACCAAACCCTATGAGAAGCCCACCGGAGAGCGCAGAGGGCTCGTCATCATCAACACCGGAAACGGCAAAGGAAAAACCACGGCTGCTCTGGGTTTGCTGGTTCGTGCCCAGGGAAGGGGCCTGAGAACCCGCCTTCTGCAATTCATCAAGCATGAAAGTGCAAACTTTGGAGAGCACCGCAGCCTCAAAACACTTGGCATCCCCTTTGCAGGTCTGGGAGATGGTTTTTCCTGGACCAGCAAGGATCTTGACCGCAGCAAGGAGATGGCACAGGCTGGATGGCAGGAGGCAAAAGCGGCCATTTTGTCCGGTGAATATGACCTGCTGGTGCTTGATGAGGTGACCTATCCCATCAACTGGGGCTGGATTGACGTTCAGGAGGTGCTGGACACCCTGAAAGCCAGACCAAAAATGCTGCATGTGGTCCTGACCGGACGCAAAGCCCATGAGCTTCTGGTTGAGTTTGCAGACACCGTGACAGAAATGCAGCCTGTGAAACACGCCTTTGAAGCGGGCGTTCCAGCCCAGAAAGGCATCGAGCACTAG
- a CDS encoding adenosylcobinamide amidohydrolase, whose product MQSLETEQVCLTLKPSSLILDFLEPRTILSSAPFNGGLTRARYVLNRTVGMEFCPVDVQEAVRQEIQAVNLPADQTVCCLTAVDVWKFGEGRAEEQGISATAFVTAGLGNLSAPGLTPISDHKPGTINSVVCIEANLPTAALVEAVQIVTEVKARMLQGRQTREGHAGTGTSTDTVTIVMLGGRDEKYSGAVTPVGRAVARAFEDAFREAIK is encoded by the coding sequence ATGCAGAGTCTGGAAACAGAGCAGGTGTGCCTGACCCTCAAACCTTCAAGCCTCATTCTGGATTTTCTGGAGCCCAGAACCATCCTTTCGAGTGCGCCGTTCAATGGTGGCCTGACCCGCGCCAGGTACGTGCTGAACCGCACCGTGGGCATGGAGTTCTGCCCGGTGGATGTGCAAGAGGCGGTCAGACAGGAAATTCAGGCAGTGAACCTTCCTGCAGACCAGACCGTCTGCTGCCTCACTGCAGTGGATGTCTGGAAGTTTGGCGAGGGCCGCGCAGAAGAACAGGGCATCAGCGCCACCGCTTTTGTGACGGCAGGGCTGGGCAACCTGAGTGCTCCGGGCCTGACGCCGATCAGTGACCACAAGCCTGGAACCATCAACAGCGTTGTTTGCATTGAAGCGAACCTGCCCACAGCTGCACTGGTGGAAGCCGTACAGATCGTGACTGAGGTCAAAGCCCGCATGCTGCAGGGACGCCAGACCCGGGAAGGCCATGCAGGAACAGGCACCAGCACCGACACTGTGACCATCGTGATGCTGGGCGGCAGAGATGAAAAATATTCCGGTGCAGTGACCCCGGTGGGTCGGGCTGTGGCCCGGGCCTTTGAAGATGCATTCCGGGAGGCCATCAAATGA